One region of Vespa crabro chromosome 15, iyVesCrab1.2, whole genome shotgun sequence genomic DNA includes:
- the LOC124429668 gene encoding 39S ribosomal protein L20, mitochondrial — MVFLSLNLLVRSRGPDEFWRKRKIFQIASHFIGRRRNCYSICIRNVHRSLLYTTKGRKLKKDDMRELWITRSAAATLEHDMDLKTFSEGLNRCNILLNYKSLADLACWEPRTFKSLVAIANARAQQDGFNKQKIKKESTTIITNGLIE; from the exons ATGGTATTTCTGTCGTTAAATTTATTAGTTCGATCCCGAGGACCAGATGAATTCTGGCGaaaacgtaaaatatttcaaattgcttct CATTTTAtaggtagaagaagaaattgttaCTCTATCTGTATTAGAAATGTTCATAGATCTTTACTCTATACTACCAAAGgacgaaaattaaaaaaggatgATATGCGCGAG CTTTGGATCACAAGAAGTGCAGCAGCTACACTAGAACATGATATGGATCTAAAAACATTTAGTGAAGGCTTAAAcagatgtaatattttattaaattataaaagtttaGCTGATTTGGCTTGTTGGGAACCAAGAACATTTAAATCACTTGTAGCTATCGCAAATGCAAGAGCGCAACAAGATGGATTTAataagcaaaaaataaaaaaagaatcaaccACTATTATAACAAATGGTTTAATTGAATAA
- the LOC124429333 gene encoding heat shock protein 60A-like, which produces MYRLPSMMRSVALRQMQLQTRTYAKDVRFGAEVRALMLQGVDILADAVAVTMGPKGRNVILEQSWGSPKITKDGVTVAKGVELKDKFQNIGAKLVQDVANNTNEEAGDGTTTATVLARAIAKEGFEKISKGANPVEIRRGVMLAVDKIKDELKLLSKPVTTSEEIAQVATISANGDKTIGNLISDAMRKVGNEGVITVKDGKTLHDELEVIEGMKFDRGYISPYFINSSKGAKVEFQDALLLFSEKKISSVQSIIPALELANTQRKPLVIIAEDIDGEALSTLVVNRLKIGLQVAAVKAPGFGENRKATLQDMAISTGGIVFGDDANLVKLEDVQLSDLGQVGEVVITKDDTLFLNGKGKKSDIERRAEQIRDQISDTTSDYEKEKLQERLAKISSGVAVLRVGGSSEVEVNEKKDRVTDALNATRAAVEEGIVPGGGTALLRCAPSLQKLKASNPDQAVGIKIVANALRMPCLQIALNAGVDASLVVAKVSEGKLGYDALNDEYVDMIEKGIIDPTKVVRTALTDAAGVASLLTTAEAVVTELPKEEPQTPMGGMGGMGGMGGMGGMGM; this is translated from the exons atGTATAGATTACCAAGCATGATGCGCTCTGTAGCTCTGCGCCAAATGCAGCTACAGACACGAACTTACGCTAAGGATGTTAGATTTGGAGCAGAAGTACGAGCATTGATGTTACAAGGTGTAGATATTTTAGCAGATGCAGTAGCTGTAACGATGGGCCCTAAAGGACGTAATGTTATTCTGGAACAAAGTTGGGGTAGCCCTAAAATTACAAAAGACGGTGTGACGGTAGCCAAAGGAGTTGAATTAAAAGACAAGTTTCAGAATATTGGAGCAAAATTAGTACAAGATGTGGCCAATAACACCAATGAAGAAGCTGGAGATGGAACTACAACGGCTACTGTATTAGCTAGAGCCATAGCTAAAGAAGGTTTTGAAAAGATTAGTAAAGGTGCTAATCCTGTTGAAATCAGAAGAG GAGTAATGTTAGCTGTAGACAAAATTAAAGACGAATTAAAGCTTTTAAGTAAACCTGTAACAACATCTGAAGAAATTGCTCAAGTAGCCACTATATCTGCGAATGGAGATAAGACTATTGGAAATTTAATTTCTGATGCTATGAGAAAAGTTGGAAATGAAGGTGTTATTACAGTTAAAGATGGAAAAACCCTTCATGATGAACTTGAAGTAATAGAAGGAATGAAATTTGATAGAGGATATATTTCCCCATACTTCATAAATTCTAGTAAAGGTGCCAAAGTAGAATTTCAAGATGCATTATTACTCtttagtgaaaaaaaaatatcatctgTACAAAGTATTATACCTGCTTTGGAGTTAGCAAATACACAGCGCAAGCCACTCGTTATAATCGCAGAAGATATTGATGGGGAAGCATTGTCAACTTTAGTTGTCAACAGATTAAAAATTGGATTGCAAGTAGCTGCAGTCAAAGCACCTGGTTTTGGCGAAAACAGAAAAGCAACTCTGCAAGATATGGCTATTTCTACAGGTGGTATAGTTTTTGGAGATGATGCAAATCTTGTTAAATTAGAAGATGTAcag TTAAGTGACTTAGGGCAAGTTGGAGAAGTTGTTATTACGAAGGATGATACACTCTTCTTAAATggtaaaggaaagaagagtgATATTGAGAGAAGAGCGGAACAAATTAGAGATCAAATTAGTGATACCACATCTGactatgagaaagaaaaattgcaagAACGACTTGCAAAAATATCATCAGGTGTAGCAGTTTTAAGAGTTGGTGGAAGCAGTGAAGTAGaagttaacgaaaaaaaagatcgcgTTACTGATGCGTTGAATGCTACTAGAGCTGCTGTTGAGGAAGGTATTGTTCCTGGAG GTGGAACTGCTTTGTTAAGATGTGCTCCAtcattacaaaaattaaaagcaTCCAATCCTGATCAAGCTGTAGGTATCAAGATTGTAGCAAATGCTTTGAGAATGCCATGCTTGCAAATTGCTCTAAATGCAGGTGTTGATGCAAGTCTTGTCGTTGCAAAAGTCAGTGAAGGAAAACTTGGTTATGACGCATTAAATGACGAATATGTTGATATGATAGAAAAAGGTATTATTGATCCTACGAAAGTAGTACGCACAGCACTTACAGATGCAGCAGGAGTTGCATCATTGCTTACAACTGCAGAGGCAGTTGTAACTGAATTGCCTAAAGAAGAACCACAGACTCCAATGGGTGGTATGGGTGGTATGGGTGGAATGGGTGGTATGGGTGGAATGGGCATGTAA
- the LOC124429663 gene encoding something about silencing protein 10 has protein sequence MVGKKKVKNGFKVEDIEDVNMDEISDSEDQYSEEDQDLLRKVRIKEAPENFDSDDEVYGLQDDEENENDEMDNEQADSMESDIEGLEDDFNIPDERAWGKKKRTYYSTDYVDPDYASASQKDLVNAEIEEQEARSIQKRLAEQLDDADFGLDFIQVKDDDDKAHHDKEETVKTDLTKLSKRQRQILVQKESPEFLALVNDFKECMNEAKNILAPFLELVKQGICPDCPAVAFVKTKYQIVLNYCVNISFYLMLKAKRLPVSSHPVIKRLAQYRQLLSQLQAGEGNLLEKIQEILKIEKNGGSLYNVSEESVTCFNKKKTVVTVVEDTKKRQRQINETSEDKESDNITDDELYEENNLSEKDDEEKLNVETDNQENKISEQMEDIEEKRAITYQIAKNKGLTPHRKKEQRNPRVKHRNKYRKAKIRRKGAVREVRKELTRYSGEISGIKASVKKSIKLK, from the exons ATGgttgggaaaaaaaa AGTAAAAAATGGATTCAAAGTTGAAGATATCGAAGATGTAAACATGGATGAAATCTCAGATTCTGAAGATCAGTATTCAGAAGAAGATCAAGATTTGCTTAGAAAggtaagaataaaagaagcaCCAGAAAATTTTGATAGCGATGATGAGGTATACGGATTGcaagatgatgaagaaaacgaaaatgatGAAATGGATAATGAACAAGCCGATTCTATGGAATCTGATATCGAGGGATTGGAAGATGATTTCAACATACCTGATGAGAGAGCATggggcaaaaagaaaagaacatacTACTCTACAGATTATGTAGATCCTGATTATGCTTCTGCTAGTCAAAAAGATTTAGTTAATGCGGAaatagaagaacaagaagCTAGAAGCATTCAAAAGAGATTAGCTGAACAATTGGATGATGCTGATTTTGGTTTAGATTTTATACAAGtaaaagatgatgatgataaagcTCACCATGATAAAGAGGAGACTGTAAAAACAGATCTTACCAAACTTAgtaaaagacagagacagatatTAGTTCAAAAGGAAAGTCCAGAATTTCTGGCTCTTGTTAATGATTTTAAAG aATGCATGAATGAAGCGAAAAATATACTTGCACCTTTCTTGGAACTTGTTAAACAAGGCATATGTCCTGATTGTCCTGCAGTTGCTTTtgttaaaacaaaatatcaaatagtattaaattattgcgttaatatttctttttatttaatgctaAAAGCCAAAAGATTACCTGTCAGTTCGCACCCTGTTATAAAACGTTTGGCTCAATATCGTCAACTTCTTAGCCAATTACAAGCAGGAGAaggaaatttattagaaaaaattcaagagatattaaaaattgaaaaaaatggtGGATCTCTTTATAATGTATCGGAAGAATCTGTGACTtgctttaataaaaagaaaacagttgTTACTGTAGTAGAAGACACGAaaaaacgacaacgacaaaTTAATGAAACAAGCGAAGATAAAGAATCTGACAATATTACAGATGATGAAttatatgaagaaaataatttatctgaaaaggatgatgaagaaaaattgaatgtTGAAACAGATAATCAAGAAAACAAGATATCAGAACAAATGGaagatatagaagaaaaaagagcaatTACATATCAAATAGCAAAGAATAAAGGTCTTACACCACATCGTAAGAAAGAGCAACGAAATCCAAGAGTTaaacatagaaataaatatcgtaAAGCAAAAATACGTAGGAAAGGAGCA gtTAGAGAAGTCAGGAAAGAATTAACTCGTTACAGTGGAGAAATATCAGGAATTAAAGCAAGCGtgaaaaagagtattaaattgaaatag
- the LOC124429669 gene encoding 10 kDa heat shock protein, mitochondrial, protein MAASVAANAVKRLIPLFDRVLIKRAEVVTKTKGGIVLPEKAQAKVLQGTVVAIGPGSRNNKGEHVPLSIKVGDTVLLPEYGGTKVELEDNKEYHLFRESDILAKLEV, encoded by the exons ATG gcCGCCAGTGTTGCTGCTAATGCCGTTAAGAGGCTCATTCCCTTGTTTGATAGAGTTTTGATAAAAAGAGCAGAAGTCGTAACAAAAACGAAAGGAGGAATCGTTCTTCCTGAAAAAGCGCAGGCTAAAGTATTACAAGGAACTGTTGTGGCTATAGGACCTGGCTCTCGAAATAat AAAGGTGAACACGTGCCTTTAAGTATTAAGGTTGGTGATACCGTGTTGCTGCCCGAATATGGTGGTACAAAAGTTGAACTTGAAGACAACAAGGAGTATCATTTATTCCGTGAATCCGATATTTTAGCGAAATTAGAAGTTTGA
- the LOC124429334 gene encoding DEAD-box helicase Dbp80, translating into MASAKVDWGKFAEEQDKLASKVTNLNLEKSKETPGNASEDTKSDDGTEEQISPAEKSLLQKIIRKGLVETTKDIEVQRKDPSSPLYSVKSFEALHLKPALLKGVYAMGFNAPSKIQETALPTLLADPPHNMIAQSQSGTGKTAAFVLAMLSRVDTTKDYPQVLCLSPTYELAIQTGEVAAKMSRFCPEIKLKYAVRGEEILRGTKITDHIIIGTPGKVLDWAVKFKFFNLNKISVFVLDEADVMIATQGHQDQCIRIHKLLPRTCQMMFFSATYESAVMAFAEIIVSNPLIIRLMKEEESLDNIKQYYVKCKDIDEKYAAITNIYGVITIGQAIIFCHTKKTASWLAEKMTKDGHAVAVLTGELTVEQRISVLDRFRAGLEKVLITTNVLARGIDVEQVTIVVNFDLPMDQNRQADCETYLHRIGRTGRFGKSGIAINLIDSSHAMQLCKDIEKHFGKKIQYLDAEDADEIEKIGA; encoded by the exons ATGGCTTCTGCCAAAGTGGATTGGGGGAAATTTGCCGAAGAACAAGATAAGTTGGCTTCTAAG GTAACAAATTTAAATCTAGAAAAGTCAAAAGAAACACCAGGAAATGCAAGTGAGGATACAAAGAGTGATGATGGTACAGAGGAACAGATTTCACCGGCAGAGAAATCTTTATTGCAAAAAATTATAAGGAAAGGATTGGTTGAAACAACAAAAGACATAGAAGTACAAAGAAAGGACCCATCATCTCCTTTATATAGCGTTAAATCTTTCGAAGCACTTCATCT caAACCTGCATTATTAAAAGGAGTTTATGCAATGGGTTTTAATGCACCATCAAAGATTCAAGAAACAGCACTACCAACTTTGCTTGCCGATCC gCCACATAATATGATAGCACAATCGCAATCTGGAACCGGCAAAACTGCAGCATTTGTATTAGCCATGTTAAGTAGAGTAGATACAACTAAGGATTATCCGCAAGTGCTTTGTTTATCACCTACATATGAATTAGCAATACAAACTGGAGAAGTTGCTGCTAAAATGTCACGTTTCTGTCCTGAAATTAAATTGAAGTATGCTGTTAGAGGAGAAGAAa tTCTTCGTGGCACAAAAATCACGGATCATATCATTATAGGAACACCAGGAAAAGTTTTAGATTGGGCAGTCAAATTTAAGTTctttaatttaaacaaaatttcagTTTTTGTTCTTGACGAAGCTGATGTAATGATAGCAACACAAGGCCATCAAGACCAATGTATTCGCATTCACAA atTACTTCCACGCACATGTCAAATGATGTTTTTCTCAGCAACATATGAGAGTGCAGTGATGGCATTTGCTGAAATTATAGTTAGCAATCCTCTCATAATACGattgatgaaagaagaagaaagtttaGATAacattaaacaatattatgtCAAATGCAAAGACATAGATGAAAAATATGCAGCTATTACCAATATTTATGGTGTAATAACAATTGGTCAAGCCATTATTTTCTGCCAT ACCAAGAAAACGGCTAGTTGGTTAGCagaaaaaatgacaaaagatGGTCATGCAGTAGCTGTTTTAACTGGTGAATTAACAGTAGAACAAAGAATTTCTGTATTGGATAGATTTAGGGCTGGTCTGGAAAAAGTTCTCATTACAACGAACGTATTAGCAAGAG GTATCGACGTGGAGCAAGTAACTATAGTAGTGAATTTTGATCTACCAATGGATCAAAATCGTCAAGCAGATTGTGAAACATATTTACATAGAATCGGTAGGACAGGACGTTTTGGCAAGTCTGGAATTgctattaatttaatagattCGTCACATGCAATGCAGTTATGTAAGGATATAGAAAAACATTTTGGAAAGAAGATACAATACCTCGATGCAGAGGATGCtgatgaaattgaaaaaatcgGTGCTTAA